Proteins found in one bacterium genomic segment:
- a CDS encoding class I SAM-dependent methyltransferase, giving the protein MKNMENRLYADLAWIWPIWGSVEEYRPESEDAVKMIREFSRIEPTTILDITCGGGKNDFTLKKYFKVTGLDLSEAMLENAKKLNPECEYVKGDMRDFDLERQFDAVYINDGIAYITTEQDLGKVFLKAFKHLKPGGVMITIAEHFKGNFHENQTKVFESQSEEPKITYIENNYDPNPDDTTYETTFVYLIREQGKLRIENDFHTCGIFTLETWRKKLNEAGFEVHERNQVYEGESYSVFICVKPL; this is encoded by the coding sequence ATGAAGAATATGGAAAATCGTTTATACGCTGACCTTGCCTGGATATGGCCCATATGGGGAAGCGTTGAGGAGTACAGACCGGAGAGCGAGGACGCTGTCAAGATGATAAGGGAGTTCTCACGCATAGAACCAACGACTATTCTGGATATCACTTGCGGAGGCGGCAAGAACGACTTTACTCTCAAAAAATACTTTAAGGTGACCGGACTCGATTTGAGCGAGGCGATGCTTGAAAACGCAAAGAAACTTAACCCGGAATGCGAATACGTGAAAGGCGACATGAGGGATTTCGATCTCGAAAGACAGTTCGACGCGGTATATATAAACGACGGAATTGCATACATTACAACCGAGCAAGACTTAGGCAAGGTTTTCTTAAAAGCGTTCAAACATCTGAAACCGGGCGGTGTGATGATAACGATTGCTGAGCATTTCAAGGGCAACTTTCACGAGAATCAGACAAAGGTCTTTGAATCTCAAAGCGAGGAACCAAAGATTACGTATATCGAGAACAACTACGACCCTAACCCTGACGATACGACTTACGAGACGACCTTCGTTTACTTGATAAGGGAGCAGGGCAAGCTGAGGATAGAGAACGATTTCCACACCTGCGGCATCTTTACACTTGAGACCTGGCGTAAAAAGCTTAACGAAGCGGGATTCGAGGTTCACGAGAGGAACCAGGTTTACGAGGGCGAAAGCTACAGTGTCTTCATCTGCGTGAAGCCGTTGTAA
- the nadA gene encoding quinolinate synthase NadA: MNAGEMAARIRELARKKDAVILVHNYQLPEIQDIADILGDSLDLARRSAEIKKSCIVFCGVRFMAETAKILSPDKTVLHPRPDAGCPMADMVGVEGLRKLKQEHPKAKAVAYVNTNADVKAEVDVCCTSSNALKVVEGIDAEEIIFVPDCNLASWVQRHTKKLIIAWAGFCPVHRRFRVGEVNASRDRYPDALVMVHPEIDPEIVDLADEVASTNGMVKLAKASDRKRFIVGTEEGLIYRLKKENPGKEFYSLGAPKVCENMKKIRLDHVLASLQKEQYRVDVPREIAVKARRALDEMLKYA; this comes from the coding sequence ATGAACGCTGGAGAGATGGCCGCTCGAATCCGTGAGCTTGCCCGGAAGAAGGATGCCGTAATCCTCGTGCACAACTACCAGCTTCCAGAGATACAGGACATAGCCGACATCCTCGGCGACTCTCTTGACCTAGCCCGGCGCTCCGCAGAAATAAAAAAGTCCTGCATTGTCTTCTGCGGGGTGCGCTTTATGGCAGAGACTGCAAAGATACTTTCGCCGGACAAGACGGTTCTTCATCCCCGTCCTGATGCCGGCTGCCCGATGGCGGACATGGTCGGTGTCGAAGGACTCCGCAAGCTCAAACAAGAACACCCCAAGGCAAAAGCCGTCGCCTACGTGAACACGAACGCCGATGTCAAGGCGGAGGTCGACGTTTGCTGCACGTCCTCGAACGCTCTAAAGGTCGTCGAAGGAATCGATGCAGAGGAAATCATCTTCGTGCCAGACTGCAACCTTGCATCCTGGGTCCAACGGCATACCAAGAAGCTCATCATTGCGTGGGCAGGCTTCTGTCCGGTGCACCGGAGATTCAGAGTAGGGGAAGTAAATGCCTCCCGCGACCGATATCCTGACGCGCTCGTAATGGTTCATCCAGAGATAGACCCCGAAATCGTCGACCTTGCAGACGAGGTAGCGTCCACCAACGGCATGGTCAAGCTTGCAAAAGCCTCCGACCGCAAGCGTTTCATAGTAGGCACCGAGGAGGGGCTTATCTATCGTCTGAAAAAGGAGAATCCGGGAAAGGAGTTCTACTCATTGGGCGCGCCAAAGGTCTGCGAAAATATGAAGAAGATAAGACTCGACCACGTTCTTGCATCACTCCAAAAAGAGCAATACAGGGTTGATGTTCCACGAGAAATAGCTGTAAAAGCCAGGCGCGCTCTGGACGAGATGCTCAAATACGCCTGA